The following are from one region of the Chthoniobacterales bacterium genome:
- a CDS encoding Fic family protein has translation MFVPYEPQFRITPRLLTLVEQTASLRERIQSAAVELSWIPALQKDTRTRNSHASTAIEGNPLTLEQVRALEEGRELSSVEARPKREILNYFAGLRYVEKHAGKKTIRHEDVLDLHRLLAGRVMDQGEAGRYRTIQVRVGRHFPPAAADVSGLMFELLDWWNKKASALSPVLSSSILHYQFEWIHPFADGNGRTGRALALWELYRRGFDSHHIFSVDEYYWEDRPAYYRALDAVRKDGGDLTGWLEYSAQGLCQTLDRVWTRVQSYQVRSPGKLVLRPRQEQLLRLLRDHGSMAPSELWSALRISKQGAMDLLRPLLAAGLVEKIGTKKTGRYALKKA, from the coding sequence ATTTTTGTGCCTTACGAGCCGCAATTCCGCATCACGCCGCGTCTGCTCACGCTGGTCGAGCAGACGGCCTCCTTGCGCGAGCGCATCCAAAGCGCGGCTGTGGAATTGTCGTGGATTCCGGCCCTGCAAAAAGACACGCGCACGCGCAACAGTCACGCTTCCACCGCCATCGAAGGCAATCCTCTGACTCTCGAGCAGGTCCGCGCGCTTGAGGAAGGCCGCGAACTTTCCTCCGTCGAGGCTCGCCCGAAGCGCGAGATCCTCAATTACTTCGCCGGTCTACGTTACGTGGAAAAGCACGCCGGAAAAAAAACCATCCGGCACGAAGATGTCCTCGATCTTCACCGCTTGCTCGCCGGGCGGGTCATGGACCAAGGCGAGGCGGGCCGCTACCGCACGATCCAAGTCCGTGTCGGCCGGCACTTTCCGCCCGCCGCGGCCGATGTCTCGGGGCTGATGTTCGAGTTGCTCGACTGGTGGAACAAAAAAGCATCCGCGCTTTCACCGGTGCTGAGTTCCTCCATCCTCCATTACCAATTCGAGTGGATTCACCCCTTCGCCGACGGCAACGGACGCACCGGCCGCGCTCTCGCCCTGTGGGAGTTGTATCGCCGCGGCTTCGACAGCCATCACATTTTCTCCGTGGACGAATACTATTGGGAAGATCGTCCGGCCTACTACCGCGCCCTCGACGCCGTGCGGAAAGATGGCGGAGATTTGACCGGTTGGTTGGAATACTCCGCCCAAGGACTTTGCCAGACCCTCGATCGCGTTTGGACGCGTGTGCAGTCATACCAAGTGCGATCACCCGGCAAGCTCGTCCTGCGACCGCGGCAGGAACAACTTCTGCGGCTGCTGCGCGATCACGGCAGCATGGCGCCGTCCGAACTATGGTCCGCCCTGCGCATTTCGAAGCAGGGAGCCATGGATCTCCTGCGTCCCTTGCTTGCCGCGGGCTTGGTCGAAAAAATCGGCACAAAAAAAACTGGCCGTTACGCGCTCAAGAAAGCCTGA
- a CDS encoding DNA recombination protein RmuC has translation MPEQTYLVYLFAVGGLIFGVVLCLIPALVFLYRKTVQIAALSAEKNALQTTIAARDYDEVRLKEAFHAVSSQVLQENNKSFLDLAQQNLGQFQTEAKGDLAAREKAIADLLKPINDQLGHFKESVAKAVTDAGDERKALKVQVEELVKFSNAVSTDAKNLTEALKGSNKVQGDWGEMILEHLLEASGIRKGIGFTVQKQYEDGEGKKGKPDVILNLPADRCLVVDSKVSIDAYVGYAGTDDPTERDARLKDHIRSIRAHIDGLYGRNYQKLYGIKETPDFVVMFVPVEPAFLLAISRDEKLFMDAWHKNVLLASPSTLLYVLRIVENLWRQEKQALNSREIAERGAKLYDKFVGFAVDFERIGKSLDSARKAYDDAHSVLATGSGNLVRQTEMLRDLGVKPTKNLPPKLLESSAGEPRFLPEGDEEQKVAVAN, from the coding sequence ATGCCAGAGCAGACTTACCTAGTTTACCTCTTTGCCGTCGGCGGGTTGATCTTCGGGGTCGTGTTGTGCCTGATCCCGGCCCTTGTCTTCCTTTACCGCAAGACCGTGCAAATTGCCGCGCTCTCTGCCGAGAAAAACGCCCTGCAGACCACCATCGCCGCGCGCGATTATGACGAGGTGCGCCTCAAGGAGGCCTTCCACGCCGTCTCCTCCCAAGTCCTGCAGGAGAACAACAAATCTTTCCTTGATCTCGCGCAGCAAAACCTCGGCCAATTCCAGACCGAGGCCAAAGGCGACCTTGCCGCCCGCGAAAAAGCGATTGCCGACCTCCTGAAACCCATCAACGACCAACTCGGCCACTTCAAAGAATCCGTCGCCAAAGCGGTCACCGATGCCGGCGATGAGCGCAAAGCTCTCAAAGTCCAGGTCGAGGAACTCGTCAAATTCAGCAATGCCGTCAGCACCGATGCCAAAAACCTCACTGAAGCCCTCAAAGGATCCAACAAAGTCCAAGGCGACTGGGGCGAGATGATCCTGGAGCATCTGCTTGAAGCCTCCGGCATCCGCAAAGGCATCGGCTTCACCGTCCAGAAGCAATACGAGGACGGCGAAGGCAAAAAAGGCAAACCCGACGTCATCCTCAATCTTCCTGCCGATCGTTGCCTTGTTGTCGACTCGAAGGTCTCCATCGACGCCTACGTCGGCTACGCAGGCACAGACGACCCCACGGAACGTGACGCCCGGCTGAAAGACCACATCCGCTCCATCCGCGCGCACATCGACGGTCTTTACGGGCGCAACTACCAGAAGCTTTACGGCATAAAGGAGACACCCGACTTTGTCGTTATGTTCGTCCCCGTCGAGCCTGCGTTTCTCTTGGCCATCTCGCGCGATGAAAAACTCTTCATGGACGCATGGCACAAGAACGTCCTGCTGGCCAGCCCCTCGACGCTGCTTTACGTGCTGCGCATCGTGGAAAATCTGTGGCGTCAGGAAAAACAGGCCCTCAACTCCCGCGAGATCGCCGAGCGCGGTGCCAAGCTTTATGACAAATTCGTCGGCTTCGCCGTCGACTTCGAGCGCATCGGCAAGTCCCTCGACAGCGCGCGCAAGGCCTACGATGACGCGCACAGTGTCTTGGCTACGGGCTCCGGCAATCTTGTTCGTCAAACCGAGATGCTGCGCGATCTCGGCGTGAAACCCACCAAGAACCTTCCGCCGAAACTCCTCGAGTCCTCCGCCGGGGAGCCTCGATTCCTTCCGGAAGGGGACGAGGAGCAGAAGGTTGCAGTAGCCAATTGA
- a CDS encoding PD-(D/E)XK nuclease family protein: protein MPRTKSAEPKKPKTSKSRKKLYEPGSTDPYSLSRSKIDLFLNCPRCFYLDQRHGIGRVSGPPFTINSAIDSLLKREFDSHRIAGTVPDVLADAGLDYVPFRHEKIDDWRNFRRGVHALHTETMFDVYGALDDVWQNPATQEILVADYKATAKASDVGIDADWQISYKRQVELYQWLLRANGFRVSETAWFVYANGDVSAQAFGARMDFRISLIPYAGDTVWIEPTLRKIEETLESDQPPDAPESCSWCEYRKKTAGI, encoded by the coding sequence ATGCCCCGCACGAAGTCCGCCGAACCTAAAAAGCCCAAGACCTCGAAGTCTCGCAAGAAGCTCTACGAGCCCGGATCAACTGACCCGTATTCCCTCAGTCGCTCGAAGATCGACCTTTTCCTGAACTGTCCGCGCTGCTTTTACTTGGACCAGAGGCACGGGATCGGACGCGTGTCCGGTCCGCCCTTCACCATCAACAGTGCCATCGATTCCCTACTCAAGAGAGAATTCGACTCCCATCGCATCGCAGGCACGGTGCCGGATGTCCTTGCAGACGCAGGTCTTGATTACGTGCCTTTCCGCCACGAGAAGATCGATGATTGGCGCAATTTCCGCCGCGGAGTTCATGCCTTGCACACCGAAACCATGTTCGATGTCTATGGTGCGCTCGACGACGTGTGGCAAAATCCGGCGACGCAGGAAATTCTCGTTGCCGACTATAAAGCCACCGCCAAGGCGTCCGATGTCGGGATCGATGCCGACTGGCAGATTTCCTACAAGCGGCAGGTCGAGCTCTACCAGTGGCTGCTCAGGGCAAATGGCTTCCGGGTGTCGGAAACGGCTTGGTTCGTTTATGCGAATGGCGATGTCTCGGCCCAGGCGTTCGGCGCTCGCATGGACTTTAGAATCAGCCTCATTCCCTACGCAGGCGATACCGTTTGGATCGAGCCGACTCTGCGTAAAATCGAAGAAACCCTAGAGTCCGACCAACCGCCGGACGCGCCCGAGTCTTGTTCTTGGTGTGAATACCGCAAAAAGACGGCTGGCATCTAA